The following are encoded in a window of Roseimaritima ulvae genomic DNA:
- a CDS encoding glycosyltransferase family 2 protein: protein MNSSSSCVSVVVPLLDEQETIQTLVQQVTEVLGKIGRTPDIVLIDDGSTDQSWATIERLAAEYATVRGIRFRRNFGKAAALAAGFEAARGDIVVTMDADLQDDPQEIPRFLEAIDSGFDVVSGWKKVRHDPWHKVGPSRVFNWLVGRLTGVRIHDHNCGFKAYRREIFDQVKLYGEMHRFVPVLADARGWKVSEIEVLHHPRRHGKSKYGVGRIVKGFLDLLTIYFLTRFAQRPLHMIGSAGLLCFLLGGAGLAFLSAWWCVSRMVEAIEVIHLHEKAVFYFCILAILLGAQLLVAGLLAEMMTAMMRPNVPPFSIAKHTDGFDDAA, encoded by the coding sequence CCGCTGCTGGATGAGCAGGAAACGATCCAGACCCTGGTCCAGCAAGTGACGGAGGTGCTCGGCAAGATCGGTCGGACCCCGGATATCGTACTGATCGATGACGGCTCGACCGACCAGTCCTGGGCCACGATCGAACGGTTGGCCGCCGAGTACGCAACGGTGCGAGGCATTCGCTTCCGCCGCAATTTTGGCAAAGCCGCCGCGTTGGCCGCCGGCTTTGAAGCGGCCCGCGGCGACATCGTCGTGACCATGGACGCCGACCTACAAGACGATCCCCAAGAAATTCCGCGTTTCCTGGAAGCCATCGACAGCGGGTTTGACGTGGTCAGCGGCTGGAAGAAAGTCCGTCACGATCCCTGGCACAAAGTCGGACCGTCACGCGTCTTCAATTGGCTGGTCGGTCGCTTGACCGGCGTGCGGATTCACGATCACAACTGCGGCTTCAAAGCCTACCGTCGGGAGATTTTCGACCAGGTCAAACTGTACGGCGAAATGCATCGCTTCGTGCCGGTGCTGGCCGATGCCCGCGGTTGGAAGGTCAGCGAAATCGAAGTCCTCCACCACCCCCGCCGACATGGCAAGTCCAAGTACGGCGTGGGCCGAATCGTCAAAGGTTTTCTAGACCTGCTGACCATCTACTTCCTGACTCGCTTCGCCCAACGGCCGTTGCACATGATCGGTTCAGCCGGCCTGCTGTGCTTCTTGCTCGGCGGCGCCGGCTTGGCCTTCTTGTCGGCCTGGTGGTGCGTGTCTCGCATGGTGGAAGCCATCGAAGTGATCCATCTGCACGAGAAAGCGGTCTTCTATTTCTGTATCCTGGCGATCCTGCTGGGCGCCCAGTTGCTGGTCGCCGGTCTGCTGGCGGAAATGATGACCGCGATGATGCGGCCCAACGTCCCGCCGTTTTCGATCGCGAAGCATACCGACGGGTTTGATGACGCGGCCTAG
- a CDS encoding N-formylglutamate amidohydrolase, whose product MPHLIFQRGSGPIVAAAVHDGHDMRPRLEDRIAIDEDQRLHEEDPYTGELAQVAKTQIVGLRSRFEVDLNRPRDEAVYLDPEDAWGLKVWRQPPTEEMIEKSLQEYDAFYASVEELLKDLVEQYGHVAVYDLHSYNHRRGGVEADPDLNPEVNIGTGTMDRDYWGPVVDRFIHDLREHKYHGRSLDVRENVKFQGGQLSRWIHEKFPRQVCSLAIEFKKTFMDEWTGETDPSEIEVIFDVLSSTLPGVREELEKL is encoded by the coding sequence ATGCCCCATTTGATTTTCCAACGCGGCAGTGGCCCGATCGTGGCCGCGGCTGTCCACGACGGCCATGACATGCGGCCTCGACTGGAGGACCGTATCGCCATCGACGAAGACCAGCGGTTGCACGAAGAAGACCCATACACCGGCGAACTGGCACAGGTTGCGAAAACACAGATCGTGGGTTTGCGATCGCGGTTCGAAGTCGATTTGAATCGACCACGCGACGAAGCCGTCTATCTGGATCCGGAAGATGCTTGGGGGCTGAAGGTCTGGCGGCAGCCGCCCACGGAGGAAATGATCGAAAAGTCGCTGCAGGAATACGATGCGTTTTATGCGTCGGTCGAAGAGTTGCTGAAGGATCTCGTAGAACAGTATGGTCATGTGGCGGTCTACGACCTGCATTCCTACAACCATCGTCGCGGGGGCGTGGAAGCCGATCCCGATCTCAACCCCGAAGTGAATATCGGTACGGGAACCATGGACCGCGATTACTGGGGTCCGGTCGTCGATCGCTTCATCCATGATCTTCGCGAGCACAAGTACCACGGTCGCTCGCTGGATGTCCGCGAAAACGTCAAATTTCAAGGCGGCCAATTGAGCCGCTGGATCCACGAGAAGTTTCCTCGCCAAGTTTGTTCGCTGGCGATTGAGTTTAAAAAGACCTTCATGGACGAGTGGACCGGGGAAACTGATCCCAGTGAGATCGAAGTTATTTTCGACGTACTGAGTTCCACCTTGCCAGGCGTCCGAGAAGAACTGGAAAAGCTGTGA
- a CDS encoding CsbD family protein: protein MNWDQIEGKWKQVKGQAQQKWGDLSDDDLDVVAGKREELVGKIQERYGVAKDEAEKQVQEFESSCNC, encoded by the coding sequence ATGAATTGGGATCAAATCGAAGGCAAATGGAAACAGGTCAAAGGCCAAGCCCAGCAGAAATGGGGCGACCTCTCGGATGACGACCTGGATGTGGTCGCGGGCAAACGGGAAGAGCTGGTCGGCAAAATCCAAGAACGCTACGGCGTCGCCAAGGATGAAGCCGAGAAGCAAGTGCAAGAGTTCGAAAGCTCCTGTAACTGCTAG
- a CDS encoding Type 1 glutamine amidotransferase-like domain-containing protein, with protein MFPARTRSRSWCWGLFALGLSLAACCAVSADAQIFDEKFELWPTDLTIHGTVIACAEGEVPSKLAPIFQQASGGDDGVVVVLRFGDEHPDFQDFTSAAQQIKQYNFAVGKQPTSEQLAALLEDLSAATGVLIVAAGDVHAGDDGDGRSYVEAVRRVVEDGGVVCAIGGGALQLADQQWMGDAEQPSSRGGWQLLPDSVLFDASRFVDDPVDSMLEVLEASPTSVGMAIPRDTAIVLEGRKIRVYGEGKASFVLAANERQPARVQHVGAIRRGRFDPYRHVIDLTAWRRDALERRLPPFPPAQPPTPRVDKGSLIIVGGGGMPKGLMERMVELAGGEQAKMVFVPCSEQQQVSSDEWIVRKWKAMGVASAVVLHTKDRHRANGDDAFLEPLKQATGIWFGGGRQWNLADSYYGTESHRLMKKVLRRGGVVGGSSAGASIQAGYLARANPVANFDIMAPGYERGLGFIRGVAIDQHFSQRGRQKDMTQLVERYPQLLGIGIDETTALVVQQSVAEVVGKGQVYFYDRQRPVVEGEPDYVAVPAGERFDLAKRKTL; from the coding sequence ATGTTTCCCGCGAGAACGCGCTCGCGGAGTTGGTGCTGGGGTTTGTTTGCATTGGGGCTATCGCTCGCAGCGTGCTGCGCCGTATCGGCGGACGCTCAAATCTTTGATGAAAAATTCGAACTCTGGCCGACGGATTTAACCATCCATGGCACGGTGATCGCCTGCGCGGAGGGCGAAGTTCCCAGCAAACTCGCCCCGATTTTCCAACAGGCTTCCGGCGGCGACGATGGCGTGGTTGTGGTGCTGCGGTTTGGCGACGAGCACCCCGATTTTCAAGACTTCACGTCCGCAGCCCAACAGATCAAGCAATATAACTTTGCGGTCGGCAAACAACCGACCTCCGAACAACTCGCGGCGTTGTTGGAAGACCTGTCCGCAGCGACGGGCGTTTTGATTGTAGCCGCCGGGGACGTGCACGCGGGTGATGATGGGGATGGCCGTTCGTATGTCGAAGCGGTGCGGCGGGTGGTGGAGGACGGTGGCGTGGTGTGCGCGATCGGCGGCGGAGCGCTGCAGCTGGCCGATCAGCAGTGGATGGGCGATGCCGAGCAGCCGTCCTCGCGCGGCGGCTGGCAGCTGTTACCCGACAGCGTGTTGTTCGACGCCAGCCGATTCGTCGACGATCCGGTCGACTCGATGCTCGAGGTATTGGAAGCCTCGCCCACGTCGGTCGGCATGGCCATCCCGCGTGATACGGCGATCGTATTGGAGGGCCGCAAGATTCGTGTTTATGGGGAAGGCAAGGCCAGCTTTGTGTTGGCGGCCAACGAGCGCCAACCGGCTCGCGTCCAGCATGTCGGCGCGATTCGACGGGGACGGTTCGATCCTTATCGGCACGTCATCGACCTGACCGCTTGGCGACGTGATGCCTTGGAACGCCGCTTGCCGCCTTTCCCGCCCGCTCAGCCGCCGACACCGCGCGTCGACAAGGGCTCGCTGATCATCGTGGGCGGCGGTGGGATGCCCAAGGGGTTGATGGAACGCATGGTCGAATTGGCCGGCGGCGAACAAGCCAAGATGGTGTTTGTGCCGTGCAGCGAACAGCAGCAAGTAAGTTCGGATGAATGGATCGTGCGAAAGTGGAAAGCGATGGGCGTCGCATCCGCGGTCGTACTGCATACCAAAGACCGCCATCGAGCCAACGGTGACGATGCTTTCTTAGAGCCGCTGAAGCAGGCCACGGGGATTTGGTTTGGCGGCGGCCGGCAGTGGAACCTGGCCGATTCGTATTACGGTACCGAATCGCATCGGCTGATGAAGAAGGTCCTGCGGCGCGGCGGGGTCGTCGGCGGTTCGTCGGCCGGAGCGTCGATTCAGGCCGGCTATCTAGCGCGGGCCAATCCGGTCGCCAACTTCGACATCATGGCTCCGGGATACGAACGCGGACTGGGGTTCATCCGAGGCGTAGCGATTGATCAACATTTCTCGCAACGCGGGCGGCAGAAAGATATGACGCAGCTGGTCGAACGTTATCCGCAACTGCTGGGCATCGGCATCGACGAAACCACGGCGCTGGTCGTGCAGCAGTCGGTGGCGGAAGTCGTCGGCAAAGGACAGGTTTACTTTTACGATCGCCAGCGGCCGGTGGTCGAGGGTGAACCCGATTACGTGGCGGTGCCGGCTGGCGAGCGGTTTGATTTGGCTAAGCGAAAAACGCTGTAG
- a CDS encoding tetratricopeptide repeat protein, producing MSNASPLSLLTGLLTRQLGVPVTEDWRAAIAQWLDDPSQSLQSRLRDRQLIDEPTERMLASLVDRSTGDNPDADPDNAAQVDSDATRYLTDPQNQRIVIPDTSSEATGRYHKLRDHAQGGLGQVFVAIDDELNRQVALKQIQQRFAGDPDARQRFLLEAEITGGLEHPGVVPVYGLGVYEDGQPYYAMRFIRGESLEQAIRDFHARYPASQTTSATAPARMLELRKLLGRMIDVCQAIAYAHSRGVLHRDIKPDNVMLGKFGETLVVDWGLAKVADQEEIASSPSDEPRLMPASGSGAAPTRMGSVIGTPAFMSPEQAAGRLQDLDARSEVYSLGASLYCLLVGKPPLESRDQQGQPLPMTELLQRVQSGRFTPPRSVDPSVPKPLAAICQRAMETAPESRYADPLELAEDLERWMADEPVAAYRETWLERFRRWVKRHQSWAAAIASVVALSIVGLSVFLVVLRGKNSELRRAEARAREEAAIATSVTEFLNEDLLAQASPADHPNPRLEVRTLFHRAAASLDDQFQDQPLVKASLLNTIGVAQKYLGQLDNSETALTAAYQLRTQVLGKQHPDTLATQSDLASLHADRGRYQQARALLETTLESETKLLGETHENVLATQVALANLYLTIGEYDRAEQAVERLLTATTELRGADHPDTLECLSLKVRLLNEQGRLASARDLARDLADRTQQLLGEDHLVTLYAKTALAQRLFNADLPDQAWPIYVQVLESLKRVLGERHPYVWAVRSDMAMIEAEQSDPLQALTTLREIAADERDLLGPNHRESILSQTNVAIVLAALNRHDEAIELYRQGLDAAAEALGTHSSVADQLRVLLATSLYAEGDVEAAEPLLTAVLEPSGDTPQGGSSRLLILEAHGILALLRQQQGRLEEAIEHLQTARHGYLQAGLSRTQAAIDVNRLLLAVWVAVESSEQMDAAETNRTQTVFHPPSGRGERQRGEGEVLPSQACPQAEALLEQIREQLGDADTVTIAARIGLADAYLTAGYQDPAMPHVQAADAWFDSLDSPDPLALQQMAALADTFRQLQQLDRAIEVLQQTVDGQTKRLGAQHAQTVLSMHDLAYTLGEAGRYQEAEHLYEVVVRRRTEIFGADGEYTLLSLENLAQLQIEMGNTAGAIDSLNQLYEARKSLADDDPDKIEILFHLAELNRSAENYQQAAEYYEATIKGRVASLGEQHPDTLYAMHQWAYVCDYAGDQDEAVELYKRVVQGRSDTLGRAHPHTLLSLSNWAYIEAFRGNFQAAAERYEDWLNRVVEAEGADSPATLEPRYQWAGMMYLLGDYALAAKLMKQNVDLQRAAITDEADEATRLEFAGMLVVLGDSESHAGQHTAAGEHAREGLKLLEALQPDASLRFRAMSIVGASRAMADEFAEAEPMLLAAYEGLTNQAYDMQRARRLRLRVDTVNRLIELFSRAGNDAAVEAWRRTFEELDK from the coding sequence ATGTCGAACGCAAGTCCACTGAGTTTGCTGACGGGATTGCTGACTCGGCAGCTTGGGGTGCCGGTTACCGAGGATTGGCGGGCGGCGATCGCGCAGTGGTTGGATGATCCTTCACAGTCGCTGCAGTCGCGGCTGCGGGACAGACAGCTGATCGATGAGCCCACCGAACGCATGTTGGCTTCGTTGGTCGATCGTTCGACCGGCGACAACCCCGACGCCGATCCCGACAACGCCGCGCAGGTTGATTCGGATGCCACCCGGTATCTGACCGATCCGCAAAACCAACGGATCGTCATTCCCGACACCTCCTCCGAGGCCACCGGCCGCTACCACAAGCTCCGCGACCACGCTCAGGGTGGTTTGGGACAAGTCTTTGTGGCTATTGATGACGAACTAAATCGTCAAGTGGCGTTGAAGCAGATTCAGCAGCGGTTTGCCGGTGATCCCGACGCTCGTCAACGTTTTTTGCTAGAGGCCGAAATCACTGGCGGCTTGGAGCATCCCGGCGTGGTGCCCGTGTACGGCCTTGGTGTCTACGAGGACGGACAACCTTATTACGCGATGCGGTTTATTCGCGGGGAAAGTTTGGAGCAGGCGATTCGCGATTTTCACGCTCGTTACCCAGCGTCGCAAACCACGTCTGCCACCGCTCCGGCGCGAATGCTTGAATTGCGGAAACTGCTGGGGCGGATGATCGATGTGTGCCAAGCGATCGCCTACGCCCACAGCCGGGGCGTCCTGCACCGGGACATCAAGCCGGACAATGTGATGTTGGGAAAATTCGGCGAAACGCTGGTCGTTGATTGGGGCTTGGCCAAGGTCGCCGACCAAGAAGAGATCGCCAGTTCACCGTCCGACGAGCCGCGATTGATGCCCGCTTCCGGCAGTGGCGCGGCGCCAACACGGATGGGCAGCGTGATCGGGACGCCGGCGTTCATGAGTCCCGAACAAGCCGCCGGTCGCTTGCAAGACTTGGACGCTCGCAGCGAGGTCTATTCTCTAGGAGCCTCATTGTATTGCTTGTTGGTTGGCAAGCCGCCGCTGGAAAGCCGCGATCAACAAGGCCAGCCGTTGCCGATGACCGAGTTGCTCCAGCGCGTTCAAAGCGGCCGTTTCACGCCGCCGCGTAGTGTGGACCCCAGCGTCCCCAAACCGCTGGCGGCGATCTGTCAACGAGCGATGGAGACGGCGCCCGAGAGCCGTTACGCCGACCCGCTGGAGCTGGCCGAAGATCTGGAACGCTGGATGGCCGACGAACCGGTGGCGGCCTATCGGGAAACCTGGCTGGAACGGTTTCGCCGGTGGGTCAAGCGGCACCAATCTTGGGCCGCTGCCATCGCCAGCGTGGTGGCGCTGTCCATCGTCGGACTGTCGGTGTTCTTGGTCGTGTTGCGGGGCAAGAATAGCGAACTGCGTCGCGCGGAAGCTCGAGCCAGAGAAGAAGCGGCCATCGCGACGTCGGTTACCGAATTTTTGAACGAAGACTTATTGGCGCAAGCTTCACCGGCCGACCATCCCAATCCACGGCTGGAGGTGCGGACTTTGTTCCATCGCGCCGCGGCCAGTCTGGACGATCAGTTTCAGGATCAACCGCTGGTCAAAGCCAGTTTGCTAAACACCATCGGGGTCGCGCAGAAGTACCTCGGCCAGTTAGACAATAGCGAAACCGCGTTGACGGCCGCCTATCAATTGCGGACGCAGGTACTGGGCAAACAGCATCCCGATACGTTGGCAACCCAATCGGATCTGGCGTCGCTGCATGCCGATCGTGGCCGTTACCAGCAGGCTCGCGCACTGCTCGAAACCACGCTCGAAAGCGAAACCAAGCTGTTGGGCGAAACGCACGAAAACGTGCTGGCAACGCAGGTGGCACTGGCGAATTTATACCTGACGATTGGGGAATACGATCGAGCCGAACAAGCGGTTGAGCGACTTTTAACGGCGACCACCGAATTGCGAGGAGCCGACCATCCCGACACGTTGGAATGCCTCAGCCTGAAAGTTCGACTCCTAAACGAACAGGGCCGACTGGCTTCCGCTCGCGATTTGGCCCGCGATCTGGCGGACCGCACACAACAACTGTTGGGTGAGGATCATCTGGTCACCCTGTACGCCAAAACCGCCTTGGCGCAGCGGCTGTTCAATGCGGACCTGCCCGATCAGGCATGGCCCATCTATGTTCAGGTGCTCGAATCTCTGAAGCGGGTTCTGGGGGAGCGGCATCCCTACGTGTGGGCCGTTCGCAGCGACATGGCGATGATCGAGGCAGAGCAATCGGACCCTCTGCAAGCTCTGACCACGCTGCGCGAAATCGCCGCCGATGAACGCGACCTGTTGGGACCAAACCACCGTGAATCGATTCTGTCACAAACCAACGTCGCCATTGTGTTGGCTGCGCTCAATCGACATGACGAAGCGATTGAGTTGTATCGACAAGGTCTGGACGCCGCCGCCGAGGCATTGGGGACGCACAGTTCGGTTGCCGATCAGCTTCGCGTCTTGCTGGCCACATCCCTGTATGCCGAAGGGGATGTCGAAGCCGCGGAACCGCTGCTGACGGCGGTGTTAGAACCGTCCGGCGACACGCCCCAGGGCGGCTCCTCCAGATTGTTGATTTTGGAAGCCCATGGCATCCTGGCTTTGCTACGACAACAACAGGGACGCCTGGAAGAAGCGATCGAACACCTGCAAACGGCTCGGCATGGTTATCTGCAAGCCGGCTTGTCCCGGACGCAAGCCGCCATCGACGTCAACCGATTGCTGTTGGCAGTGTGGGTCGCTGTGGAATCTAGCGAACAAATGGATGCAGCGGAGACGAATCGTACACAGACAGTATTTCATCCGCCCTCTGGGAGGGGCGAGCGTCAGCGAGGGGAGGGTGAAGTGCTCCCGAGTCAGGCGTGTCCGCAGGCCGAAGCGTTGCTTGAGCAGATCCGCGAACAACTTGGCGACGCCGACACCGTGACGATCGCCGCTCGGATCGGGCTGGCCGACGCCTATCTCACGGCCGGCTATCAGGACCCGGCGATGCCGCATGTCCAAGCCGCCGACGCTTGGTTCGATTCGCTGGACTCACCCGATCCGCTGGCGCTGCAACAAATGGCCGCCCTGGCCGACACATTTCGCCAACTGCAGCAGCTCGATCGCGCCATCGAAGTCTTGCAACAGACCGTCGATGGGCAAACCAAACGGCTGGGCGCGCAGCACGCACAAACCGTCCTTTCGATGCACGACCTGGCTTATACGTTGGGCGAAGCCGGGCGGTACCAAGAAGCCGAACACCTCTATGAAGTAGTCGTGCGGCGGCGGACTGAAATTTTTGGAGCCGACGGAGAGTACACGCTGCTGTCGCTCGAGAATCTGGCTCAGCTGCAAATCGAAATGGGCAACACCGCCGGAGCAATCGATTCGCTGAACCAACTCTACGAAGCCCGGAAGTCGCTGGCCGATGACGACCCCGACAAGATTGAAATTCTGTTCCACTTGGCAGAACTGAATCGCAGCGCCGAGAACTATCAGCAGGCGGCGGAGTACTACGAGGCTACCATTAAGGGCCGCGTTGCCAGTCTGGGCGAGCAGCATCCGGACACCTTGTATGCGATGCATCAATGGGCTTACGTCTGTGACTATGCGGGAGACCAAGACGAGGCAGTGGAGCTGTACAAGCGCGTGGTGCAAGGACGGTCCGATACGCTGGGCAGGGCTCATCCCCATACGCTGCTGTCCCTGTCGAACTGGGCGTATATCGAAGCTTTTCGCGGCAACTTCCAGGCAGCGGCCGAACGCTATGAAGACTGGCTGAATCGGGTCGTAGAAGCCGAGGGAGCCGATAGCCCCGCCACCTTGGAACCACGGTATCAATGGGCGGGGATGATGTACCTGCTGGGGGATTACGCGCTGGCTGCCAAGTTGATGAAACAAAACGTGGACTTGCAGCGCGCTGCGATCACCGACGAAGCAGACGAGGCCACTCGGTTGGAGTTTGCGGGTATGCTGGTCGTCTTGGGCGATTCTGAAAGCCACGCTGGACAACACACCGCGGCGGGGGAACACGCCCGAGAAGGCCTGAAGTTGTTGGAGGCTTTGCAGCCCGACGCTTCGCTGCGGTTTCGGGCGATGAGTATTGTCGGAGCATCGCGGGCCATGGCGGATGAATTCGCCGAAGCCGAACCGATGCTGTTGGCCGCCTACGAAGGACTTACCAACCAGGCCTACGACATGCAGCGCGCACGACGCTTGCGTCTGCGGGTCGATACGGTGAATCGATTGATCGAATTGTTTTCGCGAGCCGGTAACGACGCTGCCGTCGAAGCTTGGCGACGCACGTTTGAGGAGCTGGATAAGTGA
- a CDS encoding PA2169 family four-helix-bundle protein → MSLETKSTLSEETVNKLQKLIRANIDSYDGFRESAEEIADNRVASLFRELAAERSAMATELQQHVEWNGKEAEDDGSVAASVHRTWIDIRSKLNGGDAYVILIEAERGEDHIKEAYEDVLKATAGSAMNDVLQAQYARVKAGHDKVRDLRDAYKAK, encoded by the coding sequence ATGAGTTTGGAAACCAAGTCGACGCTGTCGGAAGAAACCGTCAACAAGTTACAGAAATTGATTCGCGCCAACATCGATTCGTACGATGGCTTCCGCGAGTCGGCAGAAGAGATCGCGGACAACCGGGTGGCAAGCCTGTTCCGCGAACTGGCCGCCGAACGATCGGCCATGGCGACCGAGTTGCAGCAACACGTCGAATGGAACGGCAAAGAAGCCGAAGACGACGGCTCGGTGGCCGCCAGCGTGCACCGCACCTGGATTGATATCCGAAGCAAATTGAACGGCGGCGATGCCTATGTGATCTTGATCGAAGCCGAACGCGGTGAGGATCACATCAAAGAAGCTTATGAGGATGTGCTGAAAGCCACCGCCGGCAGCGCCATGAATGACGTACTGCAAGCTCAGTACGCCCGCGTCAAAGCCGGTCACGATAAAGTTCGCGATCTGCGTGACGCCTACAAAGCCAAATAG